Proteins encoded in a region of the Rutidosis leptorrhynchoides isolate AG116_Rl617_1_P2 chromosome 9, CSIRO_AGI_Rlap_v1, whole genome shotgun sequence genome:
- the LOC139867069 gene encoding probable trehalose-phosphate phosphatase J codes for MTKQKIVVSDVKSGIDMAGTDLLIPNMKAEALKKPPLMPKGYIKVSKKTLLEDLEINGGTRINSWVEAMRASSPTSHRSLSQDQTTWMDRHPSALNVFDEIINASKGKQIVMFLDYDGTLSPIVDDPDRAYMSDAMRATVRKLAGCFPTAIVSGRCRDKVYNFVKLAELYYAGSHGMDIRGPSKGSKYKKSPPSVLCQPASEYLPMIDEVYGLLMEKTKSTAGAKVENNKFCLSVHFRCVDEKKWSELAANVRSVLKDYPKLRLSQGRKVLEIRPTIKWDKGKALEFLLESLGYANCTDVFPIYIGDDRTDEDAFKVLRERGQGFGILVSKMPKDTNASYSLQEPSEVMDFLQRLVDWKRSSFLRRRF; via the exons ATGACGAAACAAAAGATTGTCGTTTCGGATGTGAAATCCGGTATCGATATGGCTGGTACAGACCTATTGATACCGAATATGAAAGCAGAGGCACTAAAAAAACCTCCGCTAATGCCGAAAGGATATATTAAAGTATCCAAGAAAACacttcttgaagatcttgaaattAACGGCGGTACGAGGATTAACTCGTGGGTCGAAGCAATGAGAGCGTCATCTCCAACCTCTCATCGTAGTCTTTCACAAGATCAAACCACATGGATG GATAGGCATCCGTCTGCTTTAAATGTCTTTGATGAAATAATAAATGCATCAAAAGGGAAACAAATAGTGATGTTTCTTGATTATGACGGCACACTTTCACCAATCGTGGATGACCCTGATCGCGCTTATATGTCCGATGCGATGCGAGCCACGGTTCGAAAACTAGCTGGATGTTTTCCAACTGCAATTGTGAGTGGAAGATGTAGAGATAAAGTTTATAACTTTGTTAAATTAGCAGAGTTGTATTATGCTGGAAGTCATGGAATGGACATTAGAGGCCCATCTAAAGGCTCAAAGTATAAAAAG AGTCCTCCAAGTGTTCTTTGCCAACCTGCAAGTGAATATCTACCCATGATTGATGAG GTGTATGGGTTACTTATGGAGAAAACAAAATCTACGGCAGGGGCAAAAGTGGAAAACAACAAATTTTGTTTGTCTGTGCATTTTAGATGTGTTGATGAAAAGAAATGGAGTGAATTGGCTGCTAATGTGAGATCAGTACTCAAAGACTACCCAAAGCTTCGGCTATCTCAAGGAAGGAAG GTATTAGAGATTCGTCCCACCATTAAATGGGACAAAGGCAAGGCCCTGGAGTTTTTGTTAGAATCACTTG GTTATGCCAACTGTACAGATGTGTTTCCTATTTACATTGGAGATGATCGGACCGATGAAGATGCCTTCAAG GTACTGAGAGAAAGGGGACAAGGTTTTGGCATTCTTGTGTCTAAAATGCCCAAGGACACAAATGCATCTTATTCCTTGCAGGAACCATCAGAG GTGATGGACTTTTTACAACGCCTAGTTGATTGGAAGCGAAGTTCGTTTTTAAGACGAAGATTTTGA